Below is a genomic region from Telmatobacter sp. DSM 110680.
AGCGTCCGATCCGATTATCGTCGCCGAGAATTTGAGCAAGGTTTACGCCGCTGGCCGGATTATGGTCGCAGCAGTCCGGTCCGTGTCGTTTGAGGTGAAGCGCGGCGAGTTTGTGGCAATCGTGGGGCCCTCGGGATCAGGAAAGTCGACGCTGTTTTATCTACTTGGCGGTTTGACACGGGCGAGCGAAGGCAAGGTTGTCATTGATGGCGTTGACTTTGCGAGCCTAAGCGATGCGGATCGGACGCGGCTGCGCAAGCACAGGATAGGCTTCGTGTTTCAGAAGTTCAACCTGCTGCCCACGCTTTCTGCCATGGGAAATATTGAGATTGCGTATACGGTCAGCGGACGCAAAGAGCCGATGGATCGCGCTTATCTGGAGCATTTGAGCGATCTGCTGTCGATCCGGGGACGGCTGGAGCACCGGCCGTCGGAGCTCAGCGGCGGCGAGCAGCAGCGGGTGGCGATTGC
It encodes:
- a CDS encoding ABC transporter ATP-binding protein, which produces MVAAVRSVSFEVKRGEFVAIVGPSGSGKSTLFYLLGGLTRASEGKVVIDGVDFASLSDADRTRLRKHRIGFVFQKFNLLPTLSAMGNIEIAYTVSGRKEPMDRAYLEHLSDLLSIRGRLEHRPSELSGGEQQRVAIARALITRPSIVLADEPTGNLDTKNSDAVLKMLVRSNQELGQTTLMITHNPEAASIAGRILHMRDGEIIRIENGLGYKASGMGTATSQQGGAVSAV